From one Rosa rugosa chromosome 4, drRosRugo1.1, whole genome shotgun sequence genomic stretch:
- the LOC133746025 gene encoding transcription factor MYB106-like → MGKQSNSTVASPGIRRGPWTPQEDKKLFAFVQQHGHGSWRSLPEKAGLQRCGKSCRLRWRNYLNPDIKRGNFSLQEDQTIILLHALLGNRWSAIAANLPRRTDNEIKNYWNTHLKKRLAKRGFDPVTHKPKTAIHASANGDDPKNLSNLSHMAQWETARLQAEGRFSRQSKLLISHDQPPRSGPVPVPQWLDMNERAREILLLLKSILAADSGGQGGGIGSTSTHVGQEVGSFGKVDVEGVLTNCDQFEAPRTSTSVLGFDQVLDEVLGESGTNNEYDDLLEASLLQHNHNSTGFEVGDAWSLEHCATVMMKEQGTN, encoded by the exons ATGGGAAAGCAATCTAACAGTACTGTTGCATCTCCTGGAATAAGGAGAGGTCCATGGACTCCTCAGGAGGACAAGAAGCTCTTTGCTTTCGTTCAACAACATGGCCATGGAAGCTGGCGTTCCTTGCCAGAGAAAGCTG GTCTCCAAAGATGTGGGAAGAGCTGCAGGCTAAGATGGAGAAACTACCTAAACCCTGATATTAAGAGAGGAAATTTCAGTTTGCAGGAAGACCAGACCATCATTCTACTTCATGCACTTTTGGGCAACAG GTGGTCGGCCATAGCTGCTAACTTACCAAGGAGAACAGACAATGAGATAAAGAACTACTGGAACACACATCTAAAGAAGAGGTTAGCCAAGAGAGGGTTTGATCCTGTAACCCACAAGCCCAAGACCGCGATCCATGCCTCTGCCAATGGCGACGACCCGAAGAACCTCTCAAACCTCAGCCACATGGCTCAGTGGGAAACTGCTCGGCTTCAAGCAGAAGGTAGATTTTCCAGACAGTCAAAACTACTCATCAGTCACGACCAACCTCCTAGATCTGGACCCGTGCCTGTACCACAATGGCTTGACATGAACGAAAGAGCACGGGAAATCCTGCTACTGTTGAAGTCAATATTAGCTGCAGACAGTGGTGGCCAAGGTGGTGGTATTGGTAGTACTTCCACCCACGTTGGGCAGGAGGTTGGTTCATTTGGTAAAGTTGATGTTGAAGGCGTACTTACTAATTGTGATCAGTTTGAGGCTCCAAGAACCAGTACATCAGTTCTGGGTTTTGATCAAGTTTTGGACGAAGTTTTGGGGGAGTCTGGTACTAATAATGAATATGATGATTTATTGGAGGCATCACTACTCCAGCACAATCATAACAGCActggatttgaagttggggatGCTTGGAGTTTGGAACATTGTGCAACAGTAATGATGAAGGAGCAGGGAACAAATTAA